One Anaerolineae bacterium genomic window, GGCCTTGCCCGGGCAGAGCACGAAGTTGCGGCTGTCGGCATCAGCGCGCTGCGGCGGGCCGAACAACTCAATATGGTCAATTTCCTGGCCATCGCGTCCGGTGATCCCCGCCCGTGCCAATGCCTGGCGGATCCGCCAGGTGAACTCGATGAGCCGATCTACATTTCGCAAATGAAGCTCCTGGCCGTGATCTTCTACTAGGAAGAACCAGTTGCCGCCCCACGCCACGTCGCCGGTAACGCGGCCATATCCTTCCACGTCTACTGTCACTCCCTGGCGATAACGGTAGCTCGCCACGTTGGTAACAGCCACTGCTCCCGATAGATAGAGCTCAGCGGTAACGGTGCCAACGGGCGTCTCAATCGAATGCACGCCAGGTTCGAGGCGGCCCAGATAAGCCAGCGTAGCAACGAGGCCAATAATGCCATGTCCACACATGCCGAGATAGCCGATATTGTTAAAGAAGATCACCCCTGTAACACAGGAAGGGTCCGTCGGCGGGCACAACAGCGCTCCGACGATAGGATCAGAGCCGCGTGGCTCGTTGACAACGGCCGAGCGGAAGTGATCGAACTGGCGGCGAAACCGCTCGCGCCGTTCAGCTAACGGCCCATTGCCCAGGTTGGGGCCGCCCTCGATGATGACGCGCGTTGGCTCGCCCTCCGTGTGAGAATCAATGACGTGAATCCTTTGCACTCCCGCCCTCTTCGACGGCTTTCAGATTTCCCTCTGAGTTTTGGCCGCTCAGCTTTCGCCTCAGGTATGGGATCAGCCCCCCCTCCCGGATCAGCCCCAGTGCCGATTCCGACAACGGTGGAAATGGCCAGGAGTCCTCGCCGCGACGGATGACGCTGGCTTCCAAGTCAATCTCTACCATCTCGCCGGTCTGCAGCGCAGCGACTGCCTCCGGGCAGGTGATCACGGGCAGACCTTCGTTAAGCGCGTTCCGGAAAAAGATGCGAGCGAACGATTCCGCCACGATGGCGCCGACCCCCGCCTCCTTTAGACAAATGGCCGCCTGCTCACGGCTAGAGCCACACCCCCAGTTACGCCCGGCCACGATCACATCTCCAGGCTGCACTGCGCTCGCGAAGCCCGGATCCAGGTCCTCCAGCGCATGTCGAGCCATCTCCCGACGATCGGTGATCGTGTATGTGTACTTTCCTGGGAAGATCACGTCGGTATTCACGTTGTTGCCGTATTTCCAGACACGGCCGCGGATCTTCACAGAACGCCCTCCATGCTTAACAGCTTGTGAATCGCCCACCCTATACGCCTGTAACCGTCATAGCTCTCTTGGATCGGTGATCACGCCTCGGATCGCTGACGCCGCCACCACCGCCGGGCTGGCCAGGTAGATCTCCGCCTCGCGCGTGCCCATGCGCCCTTGGAAGTTACGGTTAGCGCTGGAGATGGTGACCTCACCAGGGGCTGGGATGCCCATGTGGTTGCCCATGCATGGACCGCATCCCGGTACGCCGAGGATCGCTCCGGCCTCAACCAGCGTCTGGATGTAGCCCAGCCGCATTGCCTCTTGCAACACTTGGCTGGACGCGGGGATCACTAGGAAACGCGTGCCTGGGGCCACCTGGCGGCCTTTGACCACTGCTGCGGCCGCGGCCAGGTCCTCCAGCCGGCCATTGGTGCAGGTGCCCAAGAAAGCCTGATGCACGCGTGTCCCCGCCACTTGCGACAATGGTACCACGTGGTCTACTGAATGCGGACAGGCGACATACGGCTCCAGTGCCGCCGCCTCGTAGCGGTATTCGGCGATGTAGCGTGCATCGGGATCGGGGTAGAGTGCGCCGGCCTCGACCTGTGCCCGGCATTCCTCCAGCGGACGGCCGGTACGCCGGGCCAGTCGAGGAGCCAGCCAGTCGAATACGGCTGCGTCTGGGGCTATATAGGCGTTCTTTGCCCCCATCTCGGCCATCATGTTGGGCAGTACCATGCGCGACTCGATAGTCATCGCCTCAATGCCGCTGCCACTGAACTCGATCGAGGCATAAGTGCCACCGTCGGCGCCTAAGTCGCCGATAATGCGTAGAGCAAAGTCTTTGGCGGTTACCCCTAGGGGCAGCTCCCCTTCTAGGATGATACGTATAGACTCAGGCACGCGGAGCCATAGTTCGCCCGTAGCCCATAGTGCAGCTACCTCACTGCGACCCACACCTGCGCCGAACGCCCCCATCCAGCCGAAGTGCGTCGTGTGCGAGTCGGCCCCCAGGATGAGCTGTCCGGGCAGGACAATAGCCTCCTCGCTCAGAACCTGGTGACAGATGCCGCGCCCGACCTCGAAGAAATTCGTAATCCCCTGTTCGGCCACGAATTGGCGCACCTCAGCATGATTTTGGGCATGCTGAGTGGTCGGCGCTGGCACCGCATGATCCAGGGTGATAGCCAGCCGTTCCGGATGCTTCACCCGGCTCACCCCTAGGGATCGGAATGTGCGGGCAATGGCAGCGGTATTGTCGTGGGAGAGCACGACGTCTGGCCGGGCATCCACCACCTGGCCGGCCGTGACCTCAGGCAGGCCGGCGGCGCGTGCCAGCGCTTTTTCAGCAAACGTCTTACCCATCCACTCACTCCATCGACGTAAACTCTTCTTGTCGCTGCTGTTCGATTGCCTCGTCGGGAACTGAGGGCCAGCTGCGCAGGATAGCGTCCACGTCCTCTAACGCCAACGGCTTCAGGTCGGCCAGGGCTTTGATGTGGGCGGTGGCCTTCTTGATCTCCTCGTCGCTTAAAGAGAGGCCCAGCTGTTCAGCCCGGTTCTTCACTGCGTTCCAGCCGGTCAGCCGATGGGCGACGTGGACATATCGTGTTAGCCCGAAGTCCTCTGGGCGAAGAATCTCATAAGTCTCAGGATTGTTGAGAATTGCCTTAGCGTGGACACCGGCCTTGTGCATGAAAGCCGTGTAGCCAGTGATGTAGTTATTGAAGGGTACCTGAATTCCTACGATATCTGCCACGAGGTTCTCGATATCGCGCAGGAGGGGAAGATTATATTTGCTCTTGACTAACTCACGGTTAACCGCGTACATGCGGGCGATGAAGCCCCCTAGCGGGGTGATGCCGTTGCGCTCGCCGATGCCCAACACGCTGGTGTCCACGTGCGTGGCACCAGCCTCTAGTGCAGCGAACGAGTTGGCGATGGCGCAGCCGGTGTCGTTGTGGCCGTGGAACTCGATGTCGCAGCGCACGACTCGGCGCAAAGTGCTCACCAGGTCGTATACTTGCCTGGGAGTGGCGATCCCCACAGTGTCAGCGATGCCGACGCGGTCCACGCCGATCTCGTCCACGGCTCGGTAGACCATCAATAGGTCCACCAAGTCGCTGCGGAAGGAGTCTTCGCTGGAGAAACGGACTTCGAATCCCTGCGATTTGATGTAGGAGACGACTTCAATGGCCGCCTCGATGATCTCTGGGATGGATTTGCCGTGGCTGAACTGGCGCAGCAAGGACGAAGTACCGAAGACCACGTCAATGCCATCTACACCCGTCTCCATCGCCAGCTTGGCATCTTCTAGGTGACAGCGGGTGTGGGTGAGGATCTTGGCTTTCAGGCCAAGTCGGGCGATGCGACGGGCATCGGCGAAGGATTGCGGTGACGCAGCCGGCGAGGTGAGCTCGATGTACTCCACGCCGAACGCGTCCAGCATTTCAGCGATTTGGACCTTCTGATCTGAAGTGAAGAATGCCCCGGCGAACTGCTCACCTTCGCGCAGGGTGGACTCGATGATGGCAAAGTTTTGCAGGGACATAGCCAGTTCCTCCCTCAATTATAATCAGCCACCAATCTTCAGCGGTCCCCAACTGGCGACCCTTCAATAAAGTGGACCATTGTTGCCATCTTTAACGGCCTAACAAATAAAAAACCAGCTCGCCTGTCGGTCTGGCTGAGCTGGTCATGACCTCCCCTCGCGCGGAGCAAACACCATCAACCAGACCGCTGGTCTGGCTTGCCAGCCTTGCTCCGCTTATCCACGAGAAGGGCAAATCTCTGGTTCACGTCTACGCCCCCCGGTTGGGTCGCTGCACAAGCGATATTAGCACAACTGACCAGGAGTGTCAAGAACTCCTCCTTCCCGAACCTATACCCGCCATTCGGCACACCCTGCCTGACAAATCGTGCATGCACCGTCTTTGAAGTATAGGTGTCCTGCATTATCCCTTCAAGCCCGTTAGTTTCACCCCCTGGATGAACGTACGTTGGGCAAAGAAGAAGAGAACAATAATTGGGATGGTGAAGACAGCTGCAGCAGCCATCAGCAGATTCCATGCCACTGAGTGCTGTCCCTGAAAGTCCTGTAACCCCAACGCCATAGTGAACTTGCGGGGATCGGTTAGATAGAGCAGCGGCCCTTGGAAGTCGTTCCACGCCCATAGGAACGTGAACACCGTGATCGTCGCCAACACTGGCACCGAGAGCGGCAGCGCAATGCTCCAAAAGATGCGAAATTCAGAAGCTCCGTCCACACGGGCGGCGTCACACAACTCCTCAGGGATAGTACGGAAGAATTGGCGCAGCAAGAAGATGTCGAACCCGTTACCGAAGAAGGTGGGTACGATCAAAGGCAGGAAAGTGTTGCCCCACTTCAGCTTATCGGTGAAGACGATGTAGAGGGGAATCATGGTCACCTGGAAGGGGAGCATCATTGTGCTGAGCACGATCAGAAACACAATATCGCGCCCAGGCCATCGAATGCGCGCAAAGCCGTAAGCGGCTGGTGCGCATGAGACAAGCGTGCCGATAATAGCAAACACGGCGATGATCAAGCTGTTCTTGATATAGGTCCAGAAATTCACGCCTAGGCCCGGCCGCGTAGCTCGATTCATGGCATCGGGGAAGTTCTGCCAGCGCGGGCCCGGAACCAAAATCGGCCGCACAAACTTCATGCGCACCTGGATTGTCTCCGTTGGGTTGGCTGGGTCCACAAACGTGCCGTATCCCTCGGCGATACTGAGCAACGCCAATCGTCTGGTTTGCCCTTCAATATTTACCTCATACATTGGCACCCGCTGGCCGTTGACAGTTACCTGCAGATTGTCATGTGGCAGCCAGGTGGGTGGGACACGGAACACGTCCTGATCCGATTTCAACGCTGTAGAGAGCATCCACAAGAACGGGACAAAGAAGAACAGGCCGATGGCGATGATCGTTAAGTGCGCGGCTAGAGCGCCAATCCCACGTCGCAGCCAACGTGGCCAAGGCGGCCGTGTGACCGATCGTGGCAACGCGATCTGAGCCATGCCTCATCCCCCCTCATAGTATGTCCAGCGCTCAGAGGAGCGCAGGAGCAGTAGCGTACAGATCATGATTATGATGAAGAGGATCCAAGCCTGTGCGGACGCATACCCCATCTTAAGGTAGACGAACCCTTGCTGGTAGAGATACACGCTGTAGAAGAGGGTGGAATTGAGCGGCGCGCCTAGTCCACTACCCACGGGGCTGACGCCGGCGCTCAGCACGTAGGCCTGGGCGAAGTACTGAAAGGTGGCGATCACGCCGATGATCAGGTTAAAGAGGGTGATGGGTGACACCATTGGGATGGTGACAGCCCACAGCCGTTGCCACCAATTGGCTCCATCTAGCTCAGCTGCCTCCATTAAGGAGACCGGCACATCCTGTAGGCCAGATAGATAGATGACAATCGTGTTGCCCACCCCCCATAAGCCGAGCAGGATTAGGGCGGGCTTCGACCAGGCGGGATCTCGCGTCCAGTTCGGCCCGCGAATGCCGATCTCTCCCAGCAGCATGTTCAACAGGCCGCTGTTGGGGTTAAGAATCCACAACCAGAGCAAAGTGCTGGCTACAGTGGGCACGATCGAAGGCAAATAGTAAATCACGCGGTAGATAGATTGGCCTCTAATCTTGATGTTCAACAGCAGTGCGCACACGAAGGAGACCAGCAAAGATAATGGCACTCCGATGACGACCATATAGGCTGTGTTTGAAAGCGATTTCCAAAAGAGCGGATCGCGAAATAAATTGACATAATTTATAAGGCCGATCCATTCCGGCGCCCGCTTAATGTGATACTCTGTGAAGCTGTAATAGAGCGAGGCTACCATCGGGTAGAGGGTGAAGGCAAAGAAGCCAATGATCCACAAGGAGATGAATAGAAGACCAGTAATGAATTGGCGCCGCGTGCGCCGGCTCCATCCTCGCGAATGGGGCCAGGCCCTGGCAGCGATCGCTTCACCTGTACGCACTGTCATGGGTTCCCTCCCGGAAAGACGGCGGACGACAGACGATAGACCGTCTCTATCGCCCGTCGTCCACCTTCCATTCGCAGTCCGCGCTCGTCATCAGCGCGCCTCAACGATGGGATGCCTCTCAGGCACCAATTTGTTAGACTTCGTTAAGCCGGTTGTGTAAGTTCTGTTACTCAGACAAAGCCTTGTCCAGCATCGGCTGTAGCTTGGCTTGAGCCTCCTCCAAAAGCGGCAGCGGGTCAGCACAGGTGTGCAGCACCTTTTCCTCGATCTGCCCCAGCTCGGTGTCCACCTCGGCGTTGATGGGCGTCAGGATGGGAGCCTTGGCGTTGGGATCGCTCATCAGCTTCAGGAAGACCTCGAACTTCTCATTTTGGTGGAAGCGAGGATCTTCCGCCGCCTTTTTACTGGACGGCAGGTTAAAGTTGGCCACCATCTGCTCAGCTACGATCTCTGGCGACATCATCCAGGCCATCAACTTCCAGGCGGCCGCCTTGTCCTTGACACCGCTGGGGATCATC contains:
- a CDS encoding proline racemase family protein; this encodes MHVIDSHTEGEPTRVIIEGGPNLGNGPLAERRERFRRQFDHFRSAVVNEPRGSDPIVGALLCPPTDPSCVTGVIFFNNIGYLGMCGHGIIGLVATLAYLGRLEPGVHSIETPVGTVTAELYLSGAVAVTNVASYRYRQGVTVDVEGYGRVTGDVAWGGNWFFLVEDHGQELHLRNVDRLIEFTWRIRQALARAGITGRDGQEIDHIELFGPPQRADADSRNFVLCPGKAYDRSPCGTGTSAKMACLFEDGRLKEGQIWRQESIIGSLFEGWVHVINGAIQPTIRGTAFITAEATLILDERDPFCWGIRGADE
- a CDS encoding 3-isopropylmalate dehydratase small subunit — protein: MKIRGRVWKYGNNVNTDVIFPGKYTYTITDRREMARHALEDLDPGFASAVQPGDVIVAGRNWGCGSSREQAAICLKEAGVGAIVAESFARIFFRNALNEGLPVITCPEAVAALQTGEMVEIDLEASVIRRGEDSWPFPPLSESALGLIREGGLIPYLRRKLSGQNSEGNLKAVEEGGSAKDSRH
- a CDS encoding 3-isopropylmalate dehydratase large subunit, with product MGKTFAEKALARAAGLPEVTAGQVVDARPDVVLSHDNTAAIARTFRSLGVSRVKHPERLAITLDHAVPAPTTQHAQNHAEVRQFVAEQGITNFFEVGRGICHQVLSEEAIVLPGQLILGADSHTTHFGWMGAFGAGVGRSEVAALWATGELWLRVPESIRIILEGELPLGVTAKDFALRIIGDLGADGGTYASIEFSGSGIEAMTIESRMVLPNMMAEMGAKNAYIAPDAAVFDWLAPRLARRTGRPLEECRAQVEAGALYPDPDARYIAEYRYEAAALEPYVACPHSVDHVVPLSQVAGTRVHQAFLGTCTNGRLEDLAAAAAVVKGRQVAPGTRFLVIPASSQVLQEAMRLGYIQTLVEAGAILGVPGCGPCMGNHMGIPAPGEVTISSANRNFQGRMGTREAEIYLASPAVVAASAIRGVITDPREL
- the lysS gene encoding homocitrate synthase → MSLQNFAIIESTLREGEQFAGAFFTSDQKVQIAEMLDAFGVEYIELTSPAASPQSFADARRIARLGLKAKILTHTRCHLEDAKLAMETGVDGIDVVFGTSSLLRQFSHGKSIPEIIEAAIEVVSYIKSQGFEVRFSSEDSFRSDLVDLLMVYRAVDEIGVDRVGIADTVGIATPRQVYDLVSTLRRVVRCDIEFHGHNDTGCAIANSFAALEAGATHVDTSVLGIGERNGITPLGGFIARMYAVNRELVKSKYNLPLLRDIENLVADIVGIQVPFNNYITGYTAFMHKAGVHAKAILNNPETYEILRPEDFGLTRYVHVAHRLTGWNAVKNRAEQLGLSLSDEEIKKATAHIKALADLKPLALEDVDAILRSWPSVPDEAIEQQRQEEFTSME
- a CDS encoding carbohydrate ABC transporter permease codes for the protein MAQIALPRSVTRPPWPRWLRRGIGALAAHLTIIAIGLFFFVPFLWMLSTALKSDQDVFRVPPTWLPHDNLQVTVNGQRVPMYEVNIEGQTRRLALLSIAEGYGTFVDPANPTETIQVRMKFVRPILVPGPRWQNFPDAMNRATRPGLGVNFWTYIKNSLIIAVFAIIGTLVSCAPAAYGFARIRWPGRDIVFLIVLSTMMLPFQVTMIPLYIVFTDKLKWGNTFLPLIVPTFFGNGFDIFLLRQFFRTIPEELCDAARVDGASEFRIFWSIALPLSVPVLATITVFTFLWAWNDFQGPLLYLTDPRKFTMALGLQDFQGQHSVAWNLLMAAAAVFTIPIIVLFFFAQRTFIQGVKLTGLKG
- a CDS encoding sugar ABC transporter permease, which encodes MTVRTGEAIAARAWPHSRGWSRRTRRQFITGLLFISLWIIGFFAFTLYPMVASLYYSFTEYHIKRAPEWIGLINYVNLFRDPLFWKSLSNTAYMVVIGVPLSLLVSFVCALLLNIKIRGQSIYRVIYYLPSIVPTVASTLLWLWILNPNSGLLNMLLGEIGIRGPNWTRDPAWSKPALILLGLWGVGNTIVIYLSGLQDVPVSLMEAAELDGANWWQRLWAVTIPMVSPITLFNLIIGVIATFQYFAQAYVLSAGVSPVGSGLGAPLNSTLFYSVYLYQQGFVYLKMGYASAQAWILFIIIMICTLLLLRSSERWTYYEGG